A section of the Streptomyces sp. NBC_01363 genome encodes:
- a CDS encoding DUF4239 domain-containing protein has translation MSEWLVLALAMVAASAVVLTIAVLNNRRIGEDDDPSETPDVIEYMTMMIGVVYAIVLGLAIAGVWEGRGAAQEYVRQEAQALHEVHVRSAVYPTEVRSRIRADVDAYVHHVVHDEWRAMSEHGTLTAEGTRLLGQVRADVTQYRPRNDHEGQAYQPLVDEVAAADDARSARGQSAGATMPGVVWFGLIIGALVTVGLMFTLQIRRTFRELLLAGLFSVLIAFLLFLIWDFDSPFGREISATAAPFLDLFPRAAGG, from the coding sequence ATGTCGGAATGGCTTGTTCTCGCCCTCGCCATGGTCGCGGCCAGCGCCGTCGTCCTGACCATCGCCGTGCTCAACAACCGCCGGATCGGGGAGGACGACGACCCGTCCGAGACCCCTGACGTCATCGAGTACATGACCATGATGATCGGCGTGGTCTACGCGATCGTGCTGGGCCTCGCCATCGCGGGCGTCTGGGAGGGCCGCGGCGCCGCCCAGGAGTACGTACGTCAGGAGGCCCAGGCCCTGCACGAGGTGCACGTCCGCTCCGCCGTCTACCCGACCGAGGTGCGCTCCCGCATCCGGGCCGACGTCGATGCCTATGTCCACCATGTCGTCCACGACGAGTGGCGGGCGATGAGCGAGCACGGCACCCTCACCGCCGAGGGGACCCGCCTCCTGGGCCAGGTGCGTGCCGACGTCACCCAGTACCGACCGAGGAACGACCACGAGGGGCAGGCATATCAGCCACTGGTCGACGAGGTGGCCGCGGCCGACGACGCACGCAGCGCGCGCGGACAGAGCGCCGGTGCGACCATGCCGGGCGTGGTCTGGTTCGGCCTGATCATCGGAGCCCTGGTGACCGTCGGGCTGATGTTCACGCTGCAGATCCGCAGAACCTTCCGCGAACTGCTGCTGGCCGGCCTCTTCAGTGTCCTGATCGCCTTTCTGCTCTTCCTGATCTGGGACTTCGACTCCCCCTTCGGGCGGGAGATCTCGGCCACCGCGGCGCCGTTCCTCGATCTGTTCCCACGCGCCGCGGGCGGATAG
- a CDS encoding SAM-dependent methyltransferase: MERPAWAPRGIDISVPSVSRMYDFYLGGSHNFEVDREAARKAMEFMPGLPKIMQANRAFMRRAVRYAVSEGIDQFLDIGSGIPTFGNVHEVAQAADPGARVAYVDHDPVAVAHSQAVLDGNDRAVIAAADLRRPQEIVKSPEVSGLLDLDRPVALLLVAVLHFIEDSDDPQTAVAELCEALAPGGLIVLTHASYEGIPLTREEAGGTVEVYKSIRNPLVMRSRDEIASFFEGYEMVEPGLVSMPHWRPDSPVVAEQEDPFAFSGFAGVGRKA; encoded by the coding sequence ATGGAGCGTCCCGCCTGGGCACCGCGAGGCATAGACATTTCGGTGCCGAGCGTGTCCCGCATGTACGACTTCTATCTGGGCGGATCGCACAATTTCGAGGTGGACCGGGAAGCGGCGCGCAAGGCCATGGAGTTCATGCCGGGGCTCCCCAAGATCATGCAGGCGAATCGCGCCTTTATGCGCAGAGCCGTGCGTTACGCGGTGAGCGAGGGCATCGATCAGTTTCTGGACATCGGCTCCGGAATACCGACCTTCGGTAATGTTCACGAAGTCGCCCAGGCGGCCGACCCCGGGGCCCGGGTGGCGTACGTCGATCACGACCCGGTCGCGGTCGCGCACAGCCAGGCCGTACTCGACGGAAACGACCGGGCGGTGATCGCCGCCGCGGATCTGCGCCGCCCGCAGGAGATCGTGAAGAGCCCGGAGGTCTCCGGACTGCTCGACCTGGACCGCCCGGTGGCCCTGCTGCTCGTCGCGGTGCTCCACTTCATCGAGGACTCCGACGACCCGCAGACCGCGGTCGCCGAACTGTGCGAAGCGCTCGCCCCCGGCGGCCTCATCGTCCTCACCCACGCCTCGTACGAGGGCATTCCGCTCACGCGTGAGGAGGCGGGCGGCACGGTCGAGGTCTACAAGAGCATCCGCAACCCCCTGGTGATGCGGTCCCGCGACGAGATCGCGAGCTTCTTCGAGGGGTACGAGATGGTCGAGCCCGGACTCGTGTCGATGCCGCACTGGCGCCCGGACAGCCCGGTGGTGGCGGAGCAGGAGGACCCATTCGCGTTCTCGGGCTTCGCGGGAGTGGGACGCAAGGCGTGA
- a CDS encoding bifunctional diguanylate cyclase/phosphodiesterase translates to MSIPAQSSGTPDTEPDGPEDRLRRFATIWSRAIFPSTATSLTRAEFEQHLLPLARGLSDILHARPFDAAPASEVGAALVAAHCTDPDALSSTLGVVDSYLVLYCGSNGVTALSTEDSRARCARIQHALAGGFTQALRERTLTEQEAIARSALTARSDAERALHTTEARFRAVFKDAAIGIGIADLDGNVLEVNDTLTRMFGGLDHHVRSHKVNEWVHPEDSPHVWKYYDELVRGEREHYRVEKPYYRNDGTVLWTNLTVSLLRDAEGRPQYQLALMEDTTERRLLNLRLRYEATHDALTGLPNRTLFFERLEKALSAADGSRFGLCYLDLDGFKAINDSLGHASGDRLLVEVADRLQSCATAPGEMVARLGGDEFVALTTGPDTETEVDELACRILGVLGTPIRLDGRELTVRGSIGVVEGPAGKRNAAEVLRSADITMYRAKSAGGNRFELADDEADARAITRHGLTTALPAALERGEFFIEYQPLVHLDDGTVHGAEALVRWCHPQHGVLGPDRFIPLAEHTGLIVPLGRWVLEESVRQANYWQERHTDGGPLRINVNLSPTQLHHPRLVAETVDVLERSGLEPGALCLEVTESALIGADDDLLKPLRQLADMGVDIALDDFGTGYSNLANLRRLPVSVLKLDRSFTMGMQQHPADPVDLKIVEGIVSLAHSLDLAVTVEGVETGAQAEQLRKLGCDTAQGWYYARPGAPDRIHSLLLADAV, encoded by the coding sequence GTGAGTATTCCCGCCCAGTCGTCCGGCACACCGGACACGGAGCCCGACGGTCCCGAGGACCGGCTCCGGAGATTCGCCACGATCTGGAGCAGGGCCATCTTCCCCTCGACGGCCACCTCCTTGACGCGCGCGGAGTTCGAACAGCACCTGCTGCCGCTGGCCCGCGGGCTCAGCGACATCCTGCACGCCCGGCCCTTCGACGCGGCTCCCGCGAGCGAGGTGGGTGCCGCCCTGGTCGCCGCGCACTGCACGGACCCGGACGCGCTGAGCAGCACGCTCGGCGTCGTCGACTCGTATCTGGTGCTCTATTGCGGAAGCAACGGCGTGACCGCGTTGTCGACCGAGGACAGCAGGGCCCGTTGCGCCCGGATACAGCACGCCCTCGCGGGCGGCTTCACCCAGGCGCTGCGTGAACGCACCCTCACCGAGCAGGAGGCCATCGCGCGCTCGGCGCTCACCGCCCGCTCCGACGCCGAACGAGCCCTGCACACGACCGAGGCGCGGTTCCGCGCCGTGTTCAAGGACGCGGCCATCGGCATCGGCATCGCCGACCTGGACGGCAATGTGCTGGAGGTCAACGACACCCTCACCCGGATGTTCGGCGGGCTCGACCACCATGTGCGCAGCCACAAGGTCAACGAGTGGGTCCACCCCGAGGACTCGCCGCACGTGTGGAAGTACTACGACGAGCTGGTGCGTGGCGAACGTGAGCACTACCGGGTCGAGAAGCCGTACTACCGCAACGACGGCACCGTGCTGTGGACCAATCTGACGGTGTCGCTGCTGCGTGACGCCGAGGGCCGGCCGCAGTATCAGCTGGCGCTGATGGAGGACACCACCGAGCGCCGGCTGCTCAATCTGCGGCTGCGGTACGAGGCCACGCACGACGCGCTCACCGGCCTGCCCAACCGGACGCTGTTCTTCGAGCGTCTGGAGAAGGCGTTGTCCGCCGCCGACGGCAGCCGTTTCGGCCTGTGCTACCTCGACCTGGACGGCTTCAAGGCGATCAACGACAGCCTCGGCCACGCGTCGGGCGACCGGCTGCTGGTCGAGGTGGCCGACCGGCTGCAGAGCTGTGCGACCGCGCCCGGCGAGATGGTCGCGCGGCTCGGCGGCGACGAGTTCGTGGCCCTGACCACCGGCCCCGACACCGAGACGGAGGTCGACGAGCTGGCCTGCCGCATCCTCGGTGTGCTCGGCACCCCGATCCGCCTGGACGGCCGTGAGCTGACCGTACGCGGATCCATCGGGGTCGTCGAAGGCCCGGCCGGAAAGCGCAATGCCGCCGAGGTGCTGCGCAGCGCCGACATCACGATGTACCGGGCCAAGTCCGCGGGCGGCAACCGGTTCGAGCTCGCGGACGACGAGGCGGATGCCCGCGCCATCACGCGGCACGGGCTGACCACCGCGCTGCCCGCCGCCCTGGAGCGCGGTGAGTTCTTCATCGAGTACCAGCCGCTCGTGCACCTCGACGACGGCACGGTGCACGGTGCGGAGGCGCTGGTGCGCTGGTGCCACCCGCAGCACGGGGTGCTCGGCCCGGACAGGTTCATCCCGCTCGCCGAGCACACCGGGCTGATCGTGCCGCTGGGCCGCTGGGTGCTGGAGGAGTCCGTACGGCAGGCCAACTACTGGCAGGAGCGGCACACCGACGGCGGCCCGCTGCGGATCAACGTCAACCTCTCACCGACCCAGTTGCACCATCCCCGGCTGGTCGCCGAGACGGTCGACGTGCTGGAGCGGTCGGGGCTCGAACCCGGGGCGCTCTGCCTGGAGGTCACCGAGTCCGCGCTCATCGGCGCGGACGACGACCTGCTCAAGCCGCTGCGGCAACTGGCGGACATGGGAGTCGACATAGCGCTCGACGACTTCGGCACCGGGTACTCGAACCTGGCGAATCTGCGCCGGCTGCCGGTGAGCGTGCTCAAGCTGGACCGTTCCTTCACGATGGGCATGCAGCAGCATCCGGCGGACCCGGTCGACCTGAAGATCGTCGAGGGGATCGTCTCGCTGGCGCACAGCCTGGACCTCGCGGTCACGGTGGAGGGCGTGGAGACCGGGGCCCAGGCGGAGCAGTTGCGGAAGCTGGGCTGCGACACGGCTCAGGGCTGGTACTACGCCAGGCCGGGTGCACCGGACCGGATCCACTCGCTGCTGCTGGCCGACGCGGTGTGA
- a CDS encoding LysR family transcriptional regulator, producing MQFQQLTYFVTVAETRHFTRAAEEVHVSQPSLSQQIRALENELGAELFSRARGNITLTDAGEALLPLARRILADADTARHEVQELAQLRRGRVRLGATPSLCTGLLPEVLRAFHDRHPGIQLLLEEGGSLDLVRELARGALDLALVVLPLPAASPALTTVELLQEDLVVVSSAGAPRPGRGGSVRIADLQGEPLVMFRHGYDLRELTVAACRAEGFEPSFTVEGGEMDAVLGFVRAGLGIAVVPSMVAVRSGHDLRTTPLARPGLRRTIALAHRSDVAPPRAARELQKVLLAAGRA from the coding sequence ATGCAGTTCCAACAGCTGACGTATTTCGTGACCGTGGCCGAGACCCGTCACTTCACCCGCGCCGCCGAGGAGGTGCATGTCTCGCAGCCCTCGCTCTCCCAGCAGATCAGAGCACTGGAGAACGAGCTGGGGGCGGAGCTGTTCAGCCGGGCGCGCGGCAACATCACGCTCACCGACGCGGGCGAGGCCCTGCTGCCGCTGGCCCGCCGCATCCTCGCGGACGCGGACACCGCACGCCACGAGGTGCAGGAGCTGGCGCAGCTGCGCCGGGGCCGGGTCCGGCTCGGCGCGACGCCCAGCCTCTGCACCGGCCTGCTCCCCGAGGTGCTGCGCGCCTTCCACGACCGGCATCCGGGGATCCAGCTGCTGCTGGAGGAGGGCGGCTCGCTCGACCTGGTACGGGAGCTGGCGCGCGGCGCACTGGATCTCGCCCTGGTGGTGCTGCCGCTGCCCGCCGCGTCCCCCGCGCTCACGACGGTCGAGCTGCTCCAGGAGGACCTGGTCGTGGTGTCGTCGGCCGGGGCGCCGCGGCCCGGCCGGGGCGGGAGCGTACGGATCGCCGACCTCCAGGGGGAGCCTCTGGTGATGTTCCGGCACGGCTACGACCTGCGGGAGCTGACGGTCGCCGCCTGCCGGGCGGAGGGGTTCGAGCCGTCGTTCACGGTGGAGGGCGGGGAGATGGACGCCGTGCTCGGCTTCGTCCGGGCGGGGCTCGGGATCGCGGTGGTGCCCAGCATGGTCGCCGTCCGGTCCGGCCACGACCTGCGGACCACACCGCTGGCCCGGCCGGGCCTGCGGCGCACGATCGCGCTCGCGCACCGCAGCGACGTCGCTCCGCCGCGTGCGGCACGCGAGCTGCAGAAGGTGCTGCTCGCCGCCGGACGGGCCTGA
- a CDS encoding succinate dehydrogenase, whose product MALATRTDRRPSMTRTLWDSSLGKKTVMAVSGLIMLLYLVAHLIGNLKVFFGSGEFNHYAHWLRTMGEPFLHYEWALWIVRVVLVAAVVLHATSAYQLSRRDIRARPAKYVHRKPRASYATRTMRWGGIILALFIVWHILDLTTGTVHSGGFQAGHPYQNVIDTFSTWYGNTIYIVAMLALGLHVQHGFWSAAQTLGAGSATRDRVLKTMANALALVLTLGFISIPVAVMTGVVS is encoded by the coding sequence ATGGCATTGGCAACCCGGACGGACCGACGGCCGTCCATGACACGTACGCTCTGGGACTCGTCCCTGGGCAAGAAGACGGTCATGGCCGTGAGCGGCCTGATCATGCTCCTCTACTTGGTCGCCCATTTGATCGGCAACCTGAAGGTCTTCTTCGGGTCCGGCGAGTTCAACCATTACGCGCACTGGCTGCGGACCATGGGCGAGCCCTTCCTGCACTACGAATGGGCCCTGTGGATCGTCCGCGTCGTACTCGTCGCCGCCGTGGTGCTGCACGCCACCTCCGCGTACCAGCTGAGCCGCCGCGACATCCGGGCGCGTCCCGCCAAGTACGTGCACAGGAAGCCACGCGCCAGCTATGCCACCCGCACCATGCGCTGGGGCGGGATCATCCTCGCCCTGTTCATCGTCTGGCACATCCTCGACCTGACGACGGGCACCGTGCACTCCGGCGGATTCCAGGCCGGGCATCCGTACCAGAACGTCATCGACACCTTCTCCACCTGGTACGGCAACACGATCTACATCGTCGCCATGCTCGCCCTCGGGCTCCACGTCCAGCACGGCTTCTGGAGCGCCGCCCAGACCCTCGGCGCTGGAAGCGCGACGCGTGACCGCGTCCTCAAGACCATGGCCAACGCCCTCGCACTGGTGCTGACGCTGGGCTTCATCTCCATACCCGTCGCCGTCATGACCGGAGTCGTGAGCTGA
- a CDS encoding fumarate reductase/succinate dehydrogenase flavoprotein subunit, with protein sequence MTDYPHYETGAPVVDTKAPEGPVAERWDTRRFQAKLVNPANRRKHTVIVVGTGLAGGSAGATLAEQGYHVVQFCFQDSPRRAHSVAAQGGINAAKNYRNDGDSIHRLFYDTVKGGDFRARESNVHRLAQISVEIIDQCVAQGVPFAREYGGLLDNRSFGGVQVSRTFYARGQTGQQLLLGAYQALSRQIAAGNVELRARTEMLDLIIVDGKARGIVARDLVTGKIDTYFADAVVLASGGYGNVFYLSTNAMNSNATAVWRAHRRGAYFANPCFTQIHPTCIPRTGDHQSKLTLMSESLRNDGRIWVPKAEGDTRPANEIPEDERDYYLERIYPAFGNLVPRDIASRAAKNVCDEGRGVGPGGQGVYLDFAEAIQRMGRDKVEEKYGNLFDMYARITAEDPYETPMRIYPAVHYTMGGLWVDYDLQTTIPGLFAIGEANFSDHGANRLGASALMQGLADGYFVLPSTINDYLARNPHHDEVDASHPAVEEVVADTEDRLNLLLSVDGDRTPDSFHREIGELMWEYCGMARTEDGLRKALDRIPQIRDEFWHRIKVPGTGDEFNQSLEKANRIVDYLELAELMCLDALHRAESCGGHFREESQTPDGEAARRDEEFSYAAAWEFSGTGRAPVLHKEDLVFEYVHPTQRSYA encoded by the coding sequence ATGACCGACTACCCGCACTACGAGACCGGCGCGCCCGTCGTCGACACCAAGGCCCCCGAGGGCCCCGTCGCCGAACGCTGGGACACCCGCCGCTTCCAGGCCAAGCTGGTCAACCCGGCCAACCGTCGCAAGCACACCGTCATCGTCGTCGGCACCGGCCTCGCCGGCGGCTCGGCCGGCGCCACCCTCGCCGAACAGGGCTACCACGTGGTCCAGTTCTGCTTCCAGGACTCGCCCCGCCGCGCCCACTCGGTCGCCGCCCAGGGCGGCATCAACGCCGCGAAGAACTACCGCAACGACGGCGACTCGATCCACCGGCTCTTCTACGACACCGTCAAGGGCGGCGACTTCCGCGCCCGTGAGTCCAATGTCCACCGGCTCGCCCAGATCTCCGTCGAGATCATCGACCAGTGCGTCGCCCAGGGCGTCCCCTTCGCCCGCGAGTACGGCGGCCTCCTCGACAACCGCTCCTTCGGCGGCGTCCAGGTCTCCCGCACGTTCTACGCCCGGGGCCAGACGGGACAGCAGCTCCTGCTCGGCGCCTACCAGGCGCTCTCCCGGCAGATCGCCGCGGGCAACGTCGAACTGCGCGCCCGCACCGAGATGCTCGACCTGATCATCGTCGACGGCAAGGCCCGCGGCATCGTCGCCCGCGACCTCGTCACCGGGAAGATCGACACCTACTTCGCCGACGCGGTCGTCCTGGCCAGCGGCGGCTACGGCAACGTCTTCTACCTGTCGACGAACGCCATGAACTCCAATGCCACCGCCGTCTGGCGCGCCCACCGGCGCGGCGCGTACTTCGCCAACCCCTGCTTCACGCAGATCCACCCCACCTGCATCCCGCGTACCGGCGACCATCAGTCCAAGCTCACGCTGATGAGCGAGTCGCTGCGCAATGACGGCCGGATCTGGGTCCCGAAGGCCGAGGGCGACACCCGTCCCGCAAACGAGATCCCCGAGGACGAGCGCGACTACTACCTGGAGCGCATCTACCCCGCCTTCGGCAACCTCGTCCCCCGGGACATCGCCTCCCGCGCCGCGAAGAACGTCTGCGACGAGGGCCGCGGCGTCGGCCCCGGCGGCCAGGGCGTCTACCTGGACTTCGCCGAGGCCATCCAGCGGATGGGCCGGGACAAGGTCGAGGAGAAGTACGGCAACCTCTTCGACATGTACGCGCGGATCACGGCGGAGGACCCGTACGAGACGCCGATGCGGATCTACCCGGCCGTGCACTACACGATGGGCGGACTCTGGGTCGACTACGACCTCCAGACCACCATTCCGGGCCTCTTCGCCATCGGCGAGGCCAACTTCTCCGACCACGGTGCCAACCGGCTCGGCGCGTCCGCGCTGATGCAGGGCCTCGCCGACGGCTACTTCGTCCTCCCGTCGACGATCAACGACTACCTGGCCCGCAATCCGCACCACGACGAGGTCGACGCCTCGCACCCCGCGGTCGAGGAGGTCGTCGCCGACACCGAGGACCGGCTGAACCTGCTGCTCTCCGTCGACGGCGACCGCACCCCCGACTCCTTCCACCGAGAGATCGGTGAACTGATGTGGGAGTACTGCGGCATGGCGCGCACCGAGGACGGGCTGCGCAAGGCGCTCGACCGGATCCCGCAGATCCGCGACGAGTTCTGGCACCGCATCAAGGTGCCGGGCACCGGCGACGAGTTCAACCAGTCGCTGGAGAAAGCCAACCGCATCGTCGACTACCTGGAGCTCGCCGAGCTCATGTGCCTCGACGCACTGCACCGCGCCGAGTCCTGCGGAGGCCACTTCCGCGAGGAGTCGCAGACCCCGGACGGCGAAGCCGCCCGCCGGGACGAGGAGTTCTCCTACGCCGCCGCCTGGGAGTTCTCCGGCACCGGCCGGGCCCCCGTTCTGCACAAGGAAGACCTCGTCTTCGAGTACGTCCACCCCACCCAGCGGAGCTACGCATGA
- a CDS encoding succinate dehydrogenase/fumarate reductase iron-sulfur subunit produces MKLTLRVWRQKNADAPGAMSTYEVDGISQDMSFLEMLDTLNEELILAGDDPVAFDHDCREGICGACSLVINGDAHGPERTTTCQLHMRSFEDGDTIDVEPWRASAFPVVKDLVVDRSAFDRIIQAGGYISAPTGTAPEAHATPVPKPDADFAFEHAECIGCGACVAACPNGSAMLFTSAKINHLNVLPQGAPERETRVLDMVGQMDSEGFGGCTLTGECATACPKGIPLPSISAMNKEWLRATRKVRR; encoded by the coding sequence ATGAAGCTCACCCTGCGCGTCTGGCGCCAGAAGAACGCCGACGCACCCGGCGCCATGTCCACCTACGAGGTGGACGGCATCTCGCAGGACATGTCGTTCCTGGAAATGCTCGACACCCTCAACGAGGAACTCATCCTCGCCGGCGACGACCCCGTCGCCTTCGACCACGACTGCCGCGAGGGAATCTGCGGCGCCTGCAGTCTCGTCATCAACGGCGACGCCCACGGTCCCGAGCGCACCACCACCTGCCAGCTCCACATGCGGTCCTTCGAGGACGGCGACACGATCGACGTCGAACCGTGGCGCGCCTCGGCCTTTCCGGTCGTCAAGGACCTGGTCGTGGACCGTTCGGCCTTCGACCGGATCATCCAGGCCGGCGGCTACATCTCCGCCCCGACCGGCACCGCCCCCGAGGCGCACGCCACCCCGGTACCCAAGCCGGACGCGGACTTCGCCTTCGAGCACGCCGAGTGCATCGGCTGCGGCGCCTGCGTGGCGGCCTGTCCCAACGGCTCGGCGATGCTCTTCACCTCGGCGAAGATCAACCACCTCAACGTCCTGCCGCAGGGCGCCCCGGAGCGCGAGACCCGGGTCCTCGACATGGTCGGCCAGATGGACAGCGAGGGCTTCGGCGGCTGCACCCTCACCGGCGAATGCGCCACCGCCTGCCCCAAGGGCATCCCGCTGCCGTCGATCTCGGCCATGAACAAGGAGTGGCTGCGGGCCACCCGCAAGGTGCGCCGCTGA
- a CDS encoding glycosyl hydrolase family 18 protein gives MRRPRTVGAVLSAFATAVASAGLILGSGVGAQAAATAATPLPAHVFAPYFEAWNGDSPAALSQASGAKYLTMAFIQTEARGSCTPYWNGDSGTPIAQSEFGADFTTIRSRGGDVIPSFGGYTADNGGTEIADSCTSVDSIAAAYEKVITTYGVSRLDMDIEDNSLENSAGIDRRNKAIKKVQDWAAANGRSVQISYTLPTTTSGLADSGLAVLENAVSNGAEVDVVNLMTFDYYDGASHNMAQDTQTAITGLKGRLADLHPSKTDAQLWGMTGIIEMPGIDDYGPAETFTTADATSVYNWAVAKGVSTLSFWALQRDNGGCPGTGGSDTCSGIAQDTWYFSHTFAPFTGGGTGPVTDDYSVAVAPAAATVAPGGSTTATVNTAVTSGSAKTVALTTSGAPAGVTATLSPTSVTAGGTSKLTVGASASVAPGTYKLSVTGTSGTLSHAAVLTLTVSGPGGGTGALVNGDFETGSLGPWTCESGGAVVSTPVHGGSHALAAAATASQTGECAQTLTLSPNTEYALSGWVQGSYGYLGVRGDATASVWGSSSGYAKQSVTFTTGSTGTVTVYLHGWYGQGTAYGDDISVTS, from the coding sequence ATGAGACGTCCAAGAACAGTCGGCGCCGTCCTGAGCGCCTTCGCCACCGCCGTCGCGTCCGCAGGCCTGATCCTCGGATCGGGCGTCGGCGCACAGGCCGCCGCGACCGCCGCCACTCCCCTGCCCGCGCACGTCTTCGCCCCGTACTTCGAGGCCTGGAACGGCGACAGCCCGGCCGCGCTCTCGCAGGCGTCCGGCGCCAAGTACCTGACCATGGCCTTCATCCAGACGGAGGCCCGCGGTTCCTGCACCCCCTACTGGAACGGCGATTCGGGCACGCCCATCGCCCAGTCCGAGTTCGGCGCCGACTTCACCACCATCCGCTCGCGCGGCGGCGATGTGATCCCGTCGTTCGGCGGTTACACGGCCGACAACGGCGGCACCGAGATCGCCGACAGCTGTACGAGCGTCGACTCCATCGCGGCGGCGTACGAGAAGGTCATCACGACGTACGGCGTGTCCCGCCTCGACATGGACATCGAGGACAACTCCCTGGAGAACAGCGCCGGTATCGACCGCCGCAACAAGGCGATCAAGAAGGTCCAGGACTGGGCGGCCGCCAACGGGCGCTCGGTGCAGATCTCGTACACCCTGCCCACCACCACGAGCGGTCTGGCCGACAGTGGTCTCGCGGTGCTGGAGAACGCGGTGTCCAACGGCGCCGAGGTCGATGTCGTGAACCTCATGACGTTCGACTACTACGACGGCGCCTCGCACAACATGGCGCAGGACACCCAGACGGCGATCACGGGGCTCAAGGGCCGACTGGCCGACCTGCACCCGTCGAAGACCGACGCCCAGCTGTGGGGCATGACCGGCATCATCGAGATGCCGGGCATCGACGACTACGGTCCGGCCGAGACGTTCACCACGGCCGATGCCACCTCGGTCTACAACTGGGCGGTCGCCAAGGGCGTCAGCACCCTGTCGTTCTGGGCGCTCCAGCGCGACAACGGCGGCTGCCCCGGCACCGGCGGGAGCGACACCTGCTCCGGCATCGCGCAGGACACCTGGTACTTCAGCCACACCTTCGCCCCGTTCACGGGCGGCGGCACCGGTCCGGTGACGGACGACTACTCGGTGGCCGTCGCGCCCGCTGCGGCGACGGTGGCCCCCGGCGGCTCCACGACGGCGACGGTGAACACCGCGGTCACCTCCGGCAGCGCGAAGACCGTCGCCCTGACGACGAGCGGGGCGCCCGCCGGTGTGACGGCGACGCTCAGCCCGACCTCGGTCACCGCCGGCGGGACGTCGAAGCTGACGGTCGGCGCGTCGGCGTCCGTGGCGCCGGGCACGTACAAGCTCAGTGTGACCGGCACCTCGGGCACGCTCAGCCACGCGGCGGTCCTCACTCTGACGGTGTCGGGGCCGGGCGGCGGCACCGGAGCCCTGGTGAACGGTGACTTCGAGACCGGCTCGCTCGGTCCCTGGACCTGTGAGTCCGGTGGCGCGGTCGTCTCCACGCCGGTGCACGGGGGTTCGCACGCGCTCGCCGCGGCGGCCACCGCGTCGCAGACCGGCGAGTGCGCGCAGACCCTCACCCTGTCCCCCAACACCGAGTACGCGCTGAGCGGTTGGGTGCAGGGCAGCTACGGATACCTCGGGGTGCGCGGCGACGCGACGGCGAGCGTCTGGGGTTCGTCGAGCGGCTACGCCAAGCAGTCGGTGACGTTCACCACCGGTTCGACCGGCACGGTGACCGTCTATCTGCACGGCTGGTACGGGCAGGGCACGGCCTACGGCGACGACATCTCCGTGACGTCCTGA